One stretch of Chryseobacterium scophthalmum DNA includes these proteins:
- a CDS encoding NAD(P)/FAD-dependent oxidoreductase: MKNVDYIIVGDGYAALFFAHQLLLNNKSFVIFSEGKKSASQISAGIINPVVLKKFTTFWLAQEQIDFLKKSLKEIESYTGENYLIESPIHRIFHDENEQKLWLKKSANDDLKNFLDENFDHLNGVKNDFQAGKVNQSARLNVKGFFAGLLRFLENKGNLIKEKFDYSEIDTSNSTYKDFSFKNILFCEGMGVKENPYFANIAVNPNKGHHIRVKLSEAIQQDITIKKKHFLFPLDNNLHFYGGTYDREQLHHEIDNSAVEQLQKGLSEFYPNDFEIKEIHFGFRPTVKDRRPILGRHFQHSNLYVFNGLGARGILNGCFFSKTLFDYIENNIPLPKEISIDRF; this comes from the coding sequence TTGTAATTTTCTCGGAAGGAAAGAAAAGTGCTTCACAAATTTCTGCAGGAATTATTAATCCTGTAGTTTTAAAAAAGTTTACTACATTTTGGTTAGCACAGGAACAAATTGACTTTCTGAAAAAATCTTTGAAAGAAATTGAATCTTATACAGGCGAAAATTATTTAATAGAATCTCCTATTCACAGAATTTTTCATGATGAGAACGAACAGAAACTTTGGCTTAAAAAATCGGCGAATGATGACCTAAAAAACTTTTTAGATGAAAATTTCGATCATTTAAATGGTGTAAAAAACGACTTTCAGGCTGGAAAGGTTAATCAGTCAGCAAGACTAAATGTTAAAGGATTTTTTGCGGGTTTATTGAGGTTTTTAGAAAATAAAGGAAATTTAATTAAAGAGAAATTCGATTATTCTGAAATTGATACTTCAAATTCTACTTATAAAGATTTTAGCTTTAAAAATATTTTGTTCTGCGAAGGAATGGGAGTAAAAGAAAATCCATACTTTGCAAACATTGCTGTTAACCCAAACAAAGGCCATCACATTCGTGTCAAACTTTCTGAAGCTATTCAGCAAGATATTACCATCAAGAAAAAACATTTTTTATTTCCTTTAGACAATAATCTTCATTTTTATGGTGGAACATACGACCGTGAACAATTACATCATGAAATAGATAATTCTGCAGTTGAGCAATTACAAAAAGGGCTTTCAGAATTTTATCCGAATGATTTTGAAATTAAAGAAATTCATTTTGGCTTCAGACCAACAGTAAAAGATAGAAGACCTATTTTAGGAAGGCATTTTCAGCATTCCAATTTGTATGTATTTAACGGTTTGGGAGCTCGAGGAATTCTTAATGGATGTTTTTTCTCAAAAACCTTATTTGATTATATTGAAAATAATATTCCATTACCTAAAGAAATTTCAATCGATAGATTTTAA
- a CDS encoding efflux RND transporter periplasmic adaptor subunit yields MKRVVSGAVLSAVLLLFSCNEKKEEKQEDSVYPVTSPVKMDTIINKDFVAQIQSVKNIEIRAQEKGFLEKIYVDEGQYVKAGQTLFRIMPQLYQAELLKAKAEVEQASIELRNASTLANNDIVSKNERLMAKAKLDAANAEMKLAQIHLSFTDIKAPFSGVIDRIPLKLGSLVDEGDLLTTLSDNTDIYSYFNVSEPEYLTYQKNVADRGNQNVNLVMANGDLFNQTGQIQTIEGQFDNETGNIAFRAKFPNPEKLLRNGETGKIRMTLPLKNALIIPQKATYEIQDQKYVFVVDKNGVAKSKNIKVAYELPDIYVVASGLSGGDKILLEGVQKVKDDQKVKVKFQDPKKVLQSLKLKAE; encoded by the coding sequence ATGAAAAGAGTTGTCTCAGGTGCTGTCTTAAGCGCTGTTCTCTTACTGTTTAGCTGTAACGAGAAAAAAGAAGAAAAACAAGAAGATTCAGTGTATCCGGTGACTTCACCTGTAAAAATGGATACGATTATTAACAAAGATTTTGTCGCGCAGATTCAGTCGGTAAAAAACATTGAAATTCGTGCTCAGGAAAAAGGTTTCCTTGAGAAAATCTATGTAGACGAAGGTCAATACGTAAAGGCTGGACAAACATTATTCAGAATTATGCCTCAATTGTATCAGGCAGAATTATTAAAAGCAAAAGCTGAAGTTGAGCAGGCTTCAATTGAGCTGAGAAATGCAAGCACATTAGCCAACAACGATATTGTTTCTAAAAACGAAAGATTAATGGCTAAAGCTAAATTGGATGCTGCGAATGCTGAAATGAAATTAGCTCAAATCCATCTTTCATTTACAGATATTAAGGCTCCGTTCTCTGGAGTAATTGACAGAATTCCTTTAAAGTTGGGAAGTTTAGTGGATGAAGGTGATCTTTTGACGACGCTTTCAGACAACACAGATATTTACAGTTATTTTAATGTTTCCGAACCTGAATATCTTACTTATCAGAAGAATGTTGCAGACCGAGGAAATCAGAATGTGAATCTGGTCATGGCAAACGGAGATTTATTTAATCAGACCGGACAAATTCAAACAATCGAGGGACAGTTTGATAATGAAACTGGAAATATCGCTTTTAGAGCAAAGTTTCCAAATCCTGAAAAGCTATTAAGAAACGGTGAAACAGGAAAAATCCGAATGACTTTACCGTTGAAGAACGCTCTAATCATTCCCCAGAAAGCAACGTACGAAATTCAGGATCAGAAATATGTTTTTGTTGTCGATAAAAATGGGGTAGCAAAATCTAAAAATATTAAAGTTGCCTATGAACTTCCAGATATTTACGTTGTTGCATCTGGTCTTTCAGGTGGTGATAAAATCTTGTTGGAAGGAGTTCAGAAAGTGAAAGACGACCAAAAAGTAAAAGTGAAATTCCAGGATCCGAAGAAAGTTCTTCAATCTTTAAAATTAAAAGCAGAGTAA